A section of the Sander vitreus isolate 19-12246 chromosome 19, sanVit1, whole genome shotgun sequence genome encodes:
- the LOC144534580 gene encoding uncharacterized protein LOC144534580 encodes MGKIYQVVVHGLRGEKMMIDLCNTDEQFRSMTVLQLKEKIAERLPESAGEEALRLIFTDKMLDGNSELLTGFGVQHLSVIHMVVKVPGGLTA; translated from the exons ATGGGGAAGATCTACCAGGTCGTGGTGCACGGACTGAGGGGGGAGAAGATGATGATCGACCTGTGCAACACAGATGAGCAGTTTAGGAGCATGACAGTCCTGCAGCTGAAGGAGAAGATAGCAGAGAGGCTTCCCGAGAGCGCAG gagAGGAGGCTCTGCGACTGATCTTCACAGACAAGATGCTGGATGGAAACTCTGAGCTGCTGACTGGATTTGGAGTCCAGCACCTGTCTGTCATCCACATGGTGGTGAAGGTTCCTGGAGGGTTGACCGCTTGA
- the LOC144534210 gene encoding uncharacterized protein LOC144534210 isoform X2, whose amino-acid sequence MQQPCSFVTSERESREGCILQELETLFVYVDNKQREKLLQECLESEILTTEAESQKMNWLENGVQLIYKMMPSPANMYHGLLNQGATCYLNSVLQVLFMTKDFKEAVERHTCEHPGTECIDCHLTSLFHDLKEHFANTYTITKKLGINNVYEQCDAAEYYEKILGLTSPDASKIFHGLLTHKTICSACRTEIDTDGAFWHLSLALVDYSEHYSVVNGIEEYFRASDFSGENQMYCDECGAKTDATIKSVIKRHPEVLMLLLKRFEFDYRYMTYVKINHTVAVPHTLQIPENQAYELYAFVEHFGDLRSGHYTATIKSQEDDRWYNFNDATITLVRLITLTSVLYILQCKQLIHHVICFGYSFHQQLDNQPFQLDDFEKSSSAYLLFYKKKVDPADTCSQDIREVPTPGGVLPFTCDIYDHGEDAAKRAEYDKAAEAGNNTAVAVSIDRNEETGIKDLVSVLEMSRELGVSSDLCGEDQKVYARPSIPYNHQECNEESNDLSYRPQGAHAERPRDEGETVMDDEDMRGNAEAKDQAVKGETQLEEGVADQDLNLKPVSVDKQGDNDKMEINVRVDKERKTGADETGMESGNAGKFQGKEQKRRDHKHAERKGTSERLQHSGQDVEDQNNDVRSEWVTRTTQNDDGTAKKQEKKGDNGHFQRREDSSLRRPELVASSRQGDTQPKARTGYNEGAIKGRCGSKQSKTYDGMIIEEEFKDGVQTSTEIKNVRIVTLAGPSQDGIKSWVEYNDGNVKRKSDTKTDAKVTLSEGVHNLKLNNSPALKQPTRRRNHRNEGLSDAADQAGIKHATKKRKLNRFSPYKQSTKEKKKGTKTTGCLPFFFKCRRIGDQTSESD is encoded by the exons ATGCAGCAACCCTGCAGTTTTGTGACAAGTGAAAGAGAAAGTAGAGAGGGTTGTATTTTACAGGAGCTAGAGACACTGTTCGTGTACGTCGACAATAAACAGCGAGAAAAACTTCTGCAGGAATGTCTTGAAAGTGAGATTCTTACAACTGAAG CTGAAAGTCAAAAGATGAATTGGTTGGAAAATGGTGTTCAATTAATCTACAAAATGATGCCCTCCCCAG CCAATATGTACCATGGCTTGTTGAACCAAGGAGCAACATGTTACCTAAACAGTGTGCTGCAGGTGCTTTTCATGACCAAAGACTTCAAAGAGGCTGTGGAAAG GCACACCTGTGAACATCCTGGCACTGAGTGTATCGATTGTCATCTCACATCCTTGTTTCATGacttaaaagaacattttgcaAACACCTATACAATCACAAAGAAGCTGGGCATCAACAATG TGTATGAACAGTGTGATGCTGCTGAGTACTATGAGAAGATTTTAGGTCTGACCAGTCCTGACGCATCCAAG ATCTTTCACGGACTGTTGACACACAAGACCATATGTTCTGCGTGTCGTACTGAGATTGACACAGATGGGGCATTTTGGCATCTTTCTCTTGCATTGGTGGATTACAGTGAACACTATAGTGTA GTGAATGGCATTGAGGAGTATTTCAGAGCATCAGATTTCAGCGGAGAAAACCAGATGTACTGTGATGAGTGTGGTGCCAAAACTGATGCAACTATT AAATCTGTAATAAAGCGTCATCCAGAGGTTttgatgctgctgctgaagaGGTTTGAGTTTGACTACCGTTACATGACATACGTCAAAATCAACCACACTGTGGCTGTTCCCCACACCCTACAGATACCAGAG AATCAGGCATATGAACTTTATGCATTCGTGGAGCATTTTGGAGATCTCAGAAGTGGACATTACACTGCAACAATCAAGTCCCAGGAGGATGATAGATGGTATAACTTCAACGATGCTACAATCACATTGGTAAGACTGATCACTCTAACTTCAGTGTTGTACATATTACAGTGCAAACAACTGATTCATCATGTCATTTGCTTTGGTTATTCTTTTCACCAACAGCTTGATAACCAGCCATTCCAGCTTGATGACTTTGAGAA ATCGAGCAGCGCTTATcttcttttttacaaaaagaaag TGGATCCTGCTGATACTTGTTCTCAGGACATCAGAGAGGTGCCTACTCCTGGTGGCGTCTTGCCATTTACCTGTGATATCTATGATCATGGTGAAGATGCTGCAAAGAGAGCGGAATATGATAAGGCAGCAGAGGCGGGTAATAACACAGCAGTAGCTGTTTCCATCGACAGAAATGAAGAAACAGGAATTAAAGACTTAGTCAGTGTTCTAGAGATGTCTAGAGAATTGGGGGTATCATCTGACCTCTGTGGAGAGGATCAGAAAGTTTATGCCAGGCCCAGTATACCATACAATCATCAGGAGTGTAATGAAGAAAGCAATGACTTGAGTTATCGTCCTCAAGGTGCTCATGCAGAAAGACCAAGAGATGAGGGGGAAACAGTGATGGATGATGAGGACATGAGAGGAAATGCAGAGGCTAAAGACCAGGCAGTAAAGGGAGAAACTCAACTTGAAGAGGGTGTTGCTGATCAGGATTTGAACCTTAAACCTGTTAGTGTGGACAAACAGGGAGATAATGACAAGATGGAAATAAATGTTAGGGTCGACAAGGAAAGAAAAACTGGAGCTGATGAAACCGGGATGGAATCAGGAAACGCAGGGAAGTTCCAGGGAAAGGAACAAAAGAGAAGAGATCATAAACATGCAGAAAGGAAAGGAACATCAGAGAGACTACAACACTCTGGTCAGGATGTAGAGGATCAGAACAATGATGTTAGATCAGAGTGGGTTACACGTACAACCCAAAACGATGATGGTACAGCgaaaaagcaggaaaagaaaGGAGATAATGGACATTTCCAAAGAAGAGAGGACTCTTCTCTTAGACGACCAGAATTGGTAGCAAGCAGCAGACAGGGGGACACTCAACCAAAAGCTAGAACTGGATATAATGAAGGAGCAATTAAAGGAAGATGTGGTTCAAAGCAATCAAAAACATATGATGGGATGATAATTGAGGAAGAATTTAAGGATGGTGTACAAACAAGCACCGAGATTAAGAACGTGAGAATAGTAACTTTAGCTGGGCCCTCACAAGATGGCATCAAGAGTTGGGTAGAATATAATGATGGAAATGTCAAAAGAAAATCTGATACAAAAACAGATGCAAAGGTCACTTTGTCAGAGGGTGTTCACAATTTAAAACTAAATAACTCTCCTGCACTAAAGCAACCAACACGAAGGAGAAACCACAGAAACGAAGGACTGTCTGATGCAGCAGATCAAGCTGGAATAAAACATGCaacgaaaaaaagaaaattgaatcGCTTTTCACCTTACAAGCAAagcacaaaggaaaaaaagaaaggcacaaaaactactgggtgtcttccttttttttttaaatgccggAGAATTGGAGACCAGACTTCAGAGTCAGATTAA
- the LOC144534210 gene encoding uncharacterized protein LOC144534210 isoform X3: protein MQQPCSFVTSERESREGCILQELETLFVYVDNKQREKLLQECLESEILTTEAANMYHGLLNQGATCYLNSVLQVLFMTKDFKEAVERHTCEHPGTECIDCHLTSLFHDLKEHFANTYTITKKLGINNVYEQCDAAEYYEKILGLTSPDASKIFHGLLTHKTICSACRTEIDTDGAFWHLSLALVDYSEHYSVVNGIEEYFRASDFSGENQMYCDECGAKTDATIKSVIKRHPEVLMLLLKRFEFDYRYMTYVKINHTVAVPHTLQIPENQAYELYAFVEHFGDLRSGHYTATIKSQEDDRWYNFNDATITLVRLITLTSVLYILQCKQLIHHVICFGYSFHQQLDNQPFQLDDFEKSSSAYLLFYKKKVDPADTCSQDIREVPTPGGVLPFTCDIYDHGEDAAKRAEYDKAAEAGNNTAVAVSIDRNEETGIKDLVSVLEMSRELGVSSDLCGEDQKVYARPSIPYNHQECNEESNDLSYRPQGAHAERPRDEGETVMDDEDMRGNAEAKDQAVKGETQLEEGVADQDLNLKPVSVDKQGDNDKMEINVRVDKERKTGADETGMESGNAGKFQGKEQKRRDHKHAERKGTSERLQHSGQDVEDQNNDVRSEWVTRTTQNDDGTAKKQEKKGDNGHFQRREDSSLRRPELVASSRQGDTQPKARTGYNEGAIKGRCGSKQSKTYDGMIIEEEFKDGVQTSTEIKNVRIVTLAGPSQDGIKSWVEYNDGNVKRKSDTKTDAKVTLSEGVHNLKLNNSPALKQPTRRRNHRNEGLSDAADQAGIKHATKKRKLNRFSPYKQSTKEKKKGTKTTGCLPFFFKCRRIGDQTSESD from the exons ATGCAGCAACCCTGCAGTTTTGTGACAAGTGAAAGAGAAAGTAGAGAGGGTTGTATTTTACAGGAGCTAGAGACACTGTTCGTGTACGTCGACAATAAACAGCGAGAAAAACTTCTGCAGGAATGTCTTGAAAGTGAGATTCTTACAACTGAAG CAGCCAATATGTACCATGGCTTGTTGAACCAAGGAGCAACATGTTACCTAAACAGTGTGCTGCAGGTGCTTTTCATGACCAAAGACTTCAAAGAGGCTGTGGAAAG GCACACCTGTGAACATCCTGGCACTGAGTGTATCGATTGTCATCTCACATCCTTGTTTCATGacttaaaagaacattttgcaAACACCTATACAATCACAAAGAAGCTGGGCATCAACAATG TGTATGAACAGTGTGATGCTGCTGAGTACTATGAGAAGATTTTAGGTCTGACCAGTCCTGACGCATCCAAG ATCTTTCACGGACTGTTGACACACAAGACCATATGTTCTGCGTGTCGTACTGAGATTGACACAGATGGGGCATTTTGGCATCTTTCTCTTGCATTGGTGGATTACAGTGAACACTATAGTGTA GTGAATGGCATTGAGGAGTATTTCAGAGCATCAGATTTCAGCGGAGAAAACCAGATGTACTGTGATGAGTGTGGTGCCAAAACTGATGCAACTATT AAATCTGTAATAAAGCGTCATCCAGAGGTTttgatgctgctgctgaagaGGTTTGAGTTTGACTACCGTTACATGACATACGTCAAAATCAACCACACTGTGGCTGTTCCCCACACCCTACAGATACCAGAG AATCAGGCATATGAACTTTATGCATTCGTGGAGCATTTTGGAGATCTCAGAAGTGGACATTACACTGCAACAATCAAGTCCCAGGAGGATGATAGATGGTATAACTTCAACGATGCTACAATCACATTGGTAAGACTGATCACTCTAACTTCAGTGTTGTACATATTACAGTGCAAACAACTGATTCATCATGTCATTTGCTTTGGTTATTCTTTTCACCAACAGCTTGATAACCAGCCATTCCAGCTTGATGACTTTGAGAA ATCGAGCAGCGCTTATcttcttttttacaaaaagaaag TGGATCCTGCTGATACTTGTTCTCAGGACATCAGAGAGGTGCCTACTCCTGGTGGCGTCTTGCCATTTACCTGTGATATCTATGATCATGGTGAAGATGCTGCAAAGAGAGCGGAATATGATAAGGCAGCAGAGGCGGGTAATAACACAGCAGTAGCTGTTTCCATCGACAGAAATGAAGAAACAGGAATTAAAGACTTAGTCAGTGTTCTAGAGATGTCTAGAGAATTGGGGGTATCATCTGACCTCTGTGGAGAGGATCAGAAAGTTTATGCCAGGCCCAGTATACCATACAATCATCAGGAGTGTAATGAAGAAAGCAATGACTTGAGTTATCGTCCTCAAGGTGCTCATGCAGAAAGACCAAGAGATGAGGGGGAAACAGTGATGGATGATGAGGACATGAGAGGAAATGCAGAGGCTAAAGACCAGGCAGTAAAGGGAGAAACTCAACTTGAAGAGGGTGTTGCTGATCAGGATTTGAACCTTAAACCTGTTAGTGTGGACAAACAGGGAGATAATGACAAGATGGAAATAAATGTTAGGGTCGACAAGGAAAGAAAAACTGGAGCTGATGAAACCGGGATGGAATCAGGAAACGCAGGGAAGTTCCAGGGAAAGGAACAAAAGAGAAGAGATCATAAACATGCAGAAAGGAAAGGAACATCAGAGAGACTACAACACTCTGGTCAGGATGTAGAGGATCAGAACAATGATGTTAGATCAGAGTGGGTTACACGTACAACCCAAAACGATGATGGTACAGCgaaaaagcaggaaaagaaaGGAGATAATGGACATTTCCAAAGAAGAGAGGACTCTTCTCTTAGACGACCAGAATTGGTAGCAAGCAGCAGACAGGGGGACACTCAACCAAAAGCTAGAACTGGATATAATGAAGGAGCAATTAAAGGAAGATGTGGTTCAAAGCAATCAAAAACATATGATGGGATGATAATTGAGGAAGAATTTAAGGATGGTGTACAAACAAGCACCGAGATTAAGAACGTGAGAATAGTAACTTTAGCTGGGCCCTCACAAGATGGCATCAAGAGTTGGGTAGAATATAATGATGGAAATGTCAAAAGAAAATCTGATACAAAAACAGATGCAAAGGTCACTTTGTCAGAGGGTGTTCACAATTTAAAACTAAATAACTCTCCTGCACTAAAGCAACCAACACGAAGGAGAAACCACAGAAACGAAGGACTGTCTGATGCAGCAGATCAAGCTGGAATAAAACATGCaacgaaaaaaagaaaattgaatcGCTTTTCACCTTACAAGCAAagcacaaaggaaaaaaagaaaggcacaaaaactactgggtgtcttccttttttttttaaatgccggAGAATTGGAGACCAGACTTCAGAGTCAGATTAA
- the LOC144534210 gene encoding uncharacterized protein LOC144534210 isoform X1, producing the protein MQQPCSFVTSERESREGCILQELETLFVYVDNKQREKLLQECLESEILTTEAESQKMNWLENGVQLIYKMMPSPAANMYHGLLNQGATCYLNSVLQVLFMTKDFKEAVERHTCEHPGTECIDCHLTSLFHDLKEHFANTYTITKKLGINNVYEQCDAAEYYEKILGLTSPDASKIFHGLLTHKTICSACRTEIDTDGAFWHLSLALVDYSEHYSVVNGIEEYFRASDFSGENQMYCDECGAKTDATIKSVIKRHPEVLMLLLKRFEFDYRYMTYVKINHTVAVPHTLQIPENQAYELYAFVEHFGDLRSGHYTATIKSQEDDRWYNFNDATITLVRLITLTSVLYILQCKQLIHHVICFGYSFHQQLDNQPFQLDDFEKSSSAYLLFYKKKVDPADTCSQDIREVPTPGGVLPFTCDIYDHGEDAAKRAEYDKAAEAGNNTAVAVSIDRNEETGIKDLVSVLEMSRELGVSSDLCGEDQKVYARPSIPYNHQECNEESNDLSYRPQGAHAERPRDEGETVMDDEDMRGNAEAKDQAVKGETQLEEGVADQDLNLKPVSVDKQGDNDKMEINVRVDKERKTGADETGMESGNAGKFQGKEQKRRDHKHAERKGTSERLQHSGQDVEDQNNDVRSEWVTRTTQNDDGTAKKQEKKGDNGHFQRREDSSLRRPELVASSRQGDTQPKARTGYNEGAIKGRCGSKQSKTYDGMIIEEEFKDGVQTSTEIKNVRIVTLAGPSQDGIKSWVEYNDGNVKRKSDTKTDAKVTLSEGVHNLKLNNSPALKQPTRRRNHRNEGLSDAADQAGIKHATKKRKLNRFSPYKQSTKEKKKGTKTTGCLPFFFKCRRIGDQTSESD; encoded by the exons ATGCAGCAACCCTGCAGTTTTGTGACAAGTGAAAGAGAAAGTAGAGAGGGTTGTATTTTACAGGAGCTAGAGACACTGTTCGTGTACGTCGACAATAAACAGCGAGAAAAACTTCTGCAGGAATGTCTTGAAAGTGAGATTCTTACAACTGAAG CTGAAAGTCAAAAGATGAATTGGTTGGAAAATGGTGTTCAATTAATCTACAAAATGATGCCCTCCCCAG CAGCCAATATGTACCATGGCTTGTTGAACCAAGGAGCAACATGTTACCTAAACAGTGTGCTGCAGGTGCTTTTCATGACCAAAGACTTCAAAGAGGCTGTGGAAAG GCACACCTGTGAACATCCTGGCACTGAGTGTATCGATTGTCATCTCACATCCTTGTTTCATGacttaaaagaacattttgcaAACACCTATACAATCACAAAGAAGCTGGGCATCAACAATG TGTATGAACAGTGTGATGCTGCTGAGTACTATGAGAAGATTTTAGGTCTGACCAGTCCTGACGCATCCAAG ATCTTTCACGGACTGTTGACACACAAGACCATATGTTCTGCGTGTCGTACTGAGATTGACACAGATGGGGCATTTTGGCATCTTTCTCTTGCATTGGTGGATTACAGTGAACACTATAGTGTA GTGAATGGCATTGAGGAGTATTTCAGAGCATCAGATTTCAGCGGAGAAAACCAGATGTACTGTGATGAGTGTGGTGCCAAAACTGATGCAACTATT AAATCTGTAATAAAGCGTCATCCAGAGGTTttgatgctgctgctgaagaGGTTTGAGTTTGACTACCGTTACATGACATACGTCAAAATCAACCACACTGTGGCTGTTCCCCACACCCTACAGATACCAGAG AATCAGGCATATGAACTTTATGCATTCGTGGAGCATTTTGGAGATCTCAGAAGTGGACATTACACTGCAACAATCAAGTCCCAGGAGGATGATAGATGGTATAACTTCAACGATGCTACAATCACATTGGTAAGACTGATCACTCTAACTTCAGTGTTGTACATATTACAGTGCAAACAACTGATTCATCATGTCATTTGCTTTGGTTATTCTTTTCACCAACAGCTTGATAACCAGCCATTCCAGCTTGATGACTTTGAGAA ATCGAGCAGCGCTTATcttcttttttacaaaaagaaag TGGATCCTGCTGATACTTGTTCTCAGGACATCAGAGAGGTGCCTACTCCTGGTGGCGTCTTGCCATTTACCTGTGATATCTATGATCATGGTGAAGATGCTGCAAAGAGAGCGGAATATGATAAGGCAGCAGAGGCGGGTAATAACACAGCAGTAGCTGTTTCCATCGACAGAAATGAAGAAACAGGAATTAAAGACTTAGTCAGTGTTCTAGAGATGTCTAGAGAATTGGGGGTATCATCTGACCTCTGTGGAGAGGATCAGAAAGTTTATGCCAGGCCCAGTATACCATACAATCATCAGGAGTGTAATGAAGAAAGCAATGACTTGAGTTATCGTCCTCAAGGTGCTCATGCAGAAAGACCAAGAGATGAGGGGGAAACAGTGATGGATGATGAGGACATGAGAGGAAATGCAGAGGCTAAAGACCAGGCAGTAAAGGGAGAAACTCAACTTGAAGAGGGTGTTGCTGATCAGGATTTGAACCTTAAACCTGTTAGTGTGGACAAACAGGGAGATAATGACAAGATGGAAATAAATGTTAGGGTCGACAAGGAAAGAAAAACTGGAGCTGATGAAACCGGGATGGAATCAGGAAACGCAGGGAAGTTCCAGGGAAAGGAACAAAAGAGAAGAGATCATAAACATGCAGAAAGGAAAGGAACATCAGAGAGACTACAACACTCTGGTCAGGATGTAGAGGATCAGAACAATGATGTTAGATCAGAGTGGGTTACACGTACAACCCAAAACGATGATGGTACAGCgaaaaagcaggaaaagaaaGGAGATAATGGACATTTCCAAAGAAGAGAGGACTCTTCTCTTAGACGACCAGAATTGGTAGCAAGCAGCAGACAGGGGGACACTCAACCAAAAGCTAGAACTGGATATAATGAAGGAGCAATTAAAGGAAGATGTGGTTCAAAGCAATCAAAAACATATGATGGGATGATAATTGAGGAAGAATTTAAGGATGGTGTACAAACAAGCACCGAGATTAAGAACGTGAGAATAGTAACTTTAGCTGGGCCCTCACAAGATGGCATCAAGAGTTGGGTAGAATATAATGATGGAAATGTCAAAAGAAAATCTGATACAAAAACAGATGCAAAGGTCACTTTGTCAGAGGGTGTTCACAATTTAAAACTAAATAACTCTCCTGCACTAAAGCAACCAACACGAAGGAGAAACCACAGAAACGAAGGACTGTCTGATGCAGCAGATCAAGCTGGAATAAAACATGCaacgaaaaaaagaaaattgaatcGCTTTTCACCTTACAAGCAAagcacaaaggaaaaaaagaaaggcacaaaaactactgggtgtcttccttttttttttaaatgccggAGAATTGGAGACCAGACTTCAGAGTCAGATTAA